The Elusimicrobiota bacterium genomic interval CATCCGCGGGGGGCAGGCCTTTTCCATATTCAACAGCGCGACCCGGCGACTGCGCCGGCCGCCCACCTCCCGCCTCGACGAGGTCGCGCCGCCCGGCTTTCCGGATCCGCGCTGAACGGCGGGCTCAGGGAGCCGCCGCCTCCTTGCGCACGCGGTCTCCCACCCTCACGATCCCGGTCTGGATGACGCGGGCGTAGAGACCGCGCAGCCGTTGGGCCCGCCCGTCGGGGGACTTGGTCAGGTCGTTGGCTGGTTTGCCGTAGTGGCGTTCGAACTTGCTGCAGCCGGTATGCGGGTGGGCGGTGACCTCGATCACCACCTGGCCGACGCGCAACCGCGTGCCCGCGGGGAGGTTCTCCTCGTGGAGGTCGAGATCGACGACCAGATTGTCTCCGGATAGATCTCCACGCCCGTTCCCCCCAGAGATGGCGGCCAGGAACCGCGCGTTGATGAGCGAGACCTGCGCCGAGGGGTCCGCGTCGGGTCCGAGACTCCAACGGTCGCCCCCAACGCCGCTCTCCGGGCTGAGGGCCGCCTCAGACAAGACCCGGCGCTCCTCGCCGGGCAGGCGCAGGACGATGCGCTCCAGCACGCCCCCGTCCTTTGGGCTGCTGCCAGCCAGTTCCAGGAGTCGGCGCATTTCCATCGGCCTCCATTATAGGAAAAGGCGAACCGGCCCGGCAAAGAAGTAGAATGGACCTTGCCCATGGAGACGATCGACGCGGTCATCGTAGGCGCCGGAGTCGTGGGCTTGGCCACGGCCGCGCGTCTGGCCCGGTCCGACAACAACGTCGTCGTCCTCGAGCGCCACAGTCGCCACGGCCTGGAGACCTCGTCGCGGAACAGCGAGGTGATCCACGCCGGCCTCTACTACCCGCCGGGCAGCCTCAAGGCCCGGTTCTGCGTCGCCGGCCGCCGCAAGCTCTATGAGATCGGCGAACGGCACGGAGTGTTCTGCCGCCGCACCGGAAAGCTTCTCGTCGCCTGCGCCCCTGAAGAGGTTAAGAAGCTCGAGAGCCTCCGCGCCCAAGGGCGAGCCAACGGCCTCGTAGGCCTCGAGCTGGTGGAAAAAGCCGACATCCCCGGCTTGGCGCCCGGGGTGAGCGCCATCGCCGGCCTTTGGTCCCCCGAGACCGGCATCGTTGACACCGAAGAGCTCATGCGCTACTTCCTGCTCAAAGCCCAGGAGGCCGGAGCCATCTTCCTGTGGGACTCCGAGCTGACCTGCGTCTCACGCGCAGGCGGCTGCTACCGTCTGGGCGTCAAGGGAATGGCCGATCCCATTTTAGCCCGCTGCGTCGTCAATGCGGCGGGCCTGGCCTCCGACCGCGTGGCCGGCCTCGCCGGTCTCGACTGCGATGCCGCAGGCTGCCGGCTCCATTGGTTCAAAGGCGAATACTTCAGCCTGCGCCGGGCGCTGCCCATCAGGCCCCTGGTCTATCCCGTCCCCGCGGAGCACGGCCTCGGCATCCACCTCACGGTGGACCGGCAGGGCCGCCACCGCCTCGGGCCGAACGCTTTCGCGGTGGATGCCCTGGATTACGACGTGGACCCCGGCCACCGCGGCTCATTCTTCGAGGCGGCCTCCCGCTATCTGCCGGACCTCAAGCCCGAGGACCTCGCCCCGGGCACGGCCGGCATCCGGCCCAAGCTCTCCACGGACGGCTCCTTCCGCGATTTCTTCATCGCCGAGCAATCCGGCCGCGGCCTGCCCGGCTGGGTCGACCTCATCGGGATCGATTCGCCGGGCCTCACCGGCAGCCCGGCCATCGCCGACTTCGTGGCCAATTTGCTAGAATGGCCCGCTTGAAGAAAATAGCGTTCCTGATTCCACTTTTCAGCCTTTGCTCCTGCAGCCTAAACTCCTTGGCCCTGCGCTCGACCGCGGAGTTCCTCGACCGCGGCGTCGCGGCCTATTACGACGAATCCGACCCTCAACTCGCCCGGGAGGCCATGGTCTCCCAGCTCAAGTTCGTCGAAGGTCTGCTGCAGAGCGCGCCCAAGAATCCTCGCCTCAACCGCCTGGCCGCGGAAGGCTTCGGGAGCTACACTTTCCTCTTCATAGAGGACTCGCAGCCGGAGCGGGCCAAGGGCTTCTATCTCCGGGGCCGCGACTATGCGCTCAGGGGCCTCAGCGCCCGGCCGGTTCTGGCGAATCTTTCCGCCATGCTGCCCGACGACTTGGATAAGGCGCTCAAGAGGGCGGGCAAGGCCGACGCCCCAGACCTCTTCTGGGCGGCCTTCTGTTGGTCCGGGTTCATCAACTTATCCAGGGACTCTCCCGATGCCGTGGCCGAGCTCCCCAAGGCCGTGGCGCTCATGAAGCGTTCGCACGAGCTGGACCCGGACTACGACTTCGCCGGTTCCGACATGTTCTTCGGCGTGTACTTCGCCTCGCGGCCCAAACTGCTGGGCGGCGACACGAAGAAGGCCCAAGAACATTTCAAGTGGGCCGAACGCCTCACGGAAGGGAAATACCTCATGGTCTACTTGCTGGAGGCCAAGACCTTGGCCGTGGCCTTGCAGGACCGCGCGCTCTTCGAGAGCCTCCTCGCCAAGGTCAAGGAATCCCCGGCCGGCCGCCTGCCCCAAGCCAGGCTCGCCGACGAGGTGGCCAAGCTCAAGGCCGCTGCCCTCATGGAGAGGATCGATGACCTGTTCTAGTCTTTTCCTAGCCCTGTCTTTGGCCCTGCCGAGCTCGGCCCCCGCAGCCGAACCCCAGGTCATCATCAAGTTCGCGACCTTGGCGCCGGACGGCTCCACATGGATGAAGGTCATGAACGACCTCAATGCGGAGCTCCAGGCCAAGACCGCGGGCCGGGTCAAGTTCAAGTTCTATGCGGGGGGGGTCCAGGGCGACGAGACCGACGTGGTCAAGAAGATCCGCATCGGGCAGATCCAGGCCGCGGGCTTCACGGGCGTGGGCCTGGGCCAGATCGCTCCCGCGGTGCGCATACTCGACGCCCCCTGGCTCTTCCACGACAACGCCGAGGCTGATATCATCCGCCAGGCCTTCGCCAAGGACCTCACTGCCGCCGTCGAGAAGGGGGGGTATGTCCTTCTGGGATGGACCGAACTGGGCTGGGTCTACGTGTTCAGCCGCAGCCCCGTCAACTCCCCGGAGGACATGCAGAGAGCCAAGATGTGGGTCTGGGAGGGCGATCCCATCGCCCAGGCCGCCTACAAAGCCCTGGGCGTCACCCCGCGGCCGCTCTCCGTCGTGGATGTCATGTCGTCCCTGGAGACCGGGATGGTCGACGGCGTCTACGGCCCCCCGATGGGAGTGACCGCGCTGCAGTGGTTCCGCCGGACCAAATTCATCTACAACGTGCCGATAGCGGACTCCATGGGCGCGGTGCTCCTGTCCCGCAAGGCCTTCGACGCCATCCCCGAGTCCGACCGCAAGGTCCTGCTCGAGGTCGGCGCACGGCACCTCAAGCGCCTGGGCCAGCTCTCGCGCCGGGAGAACGAGGACGCCCTGGCCGCTCTGCAGAAGCAGGGCCTGACCCTTTCGGCCAAGGCCGCCCCCGAGATGATGAAGCGCTACGAGGAACTGGGCCGGCTGGCCCGGCGGGAGCTGGTCGGCACGCTCTACCCGGCGGAGCTCCTCGACCGGGTCGAGAAGGCGCTCGCCGACCTGCGGGCCAAAAGCGGTGGCAAGACTAAAAAAGGCTGAGTCCGTCCTGCTCGGTCTGGAGAGCATCGCCCTCGTGGGCATATTGCTCTTCCTGGTGGCGATGTCCTTCCTCCAGGTGGTCCTGCGCCAGTTCTTCGGCGGCGGCATCCTCTGGTGCGACACCTTGCTGCGCCACCTGGTCCTCTGGGTCGGGTTCCTGGGCGCTGCGCGCGCCGCCGCCGAGGAGAAGCATTTCGCTTTCGAAGCCGTGACCGAGCACCTGCCCGCCCGGCTCCACGGCGCGGCCGCCGCGCTGGCGCGCCTGTGCGCCGCGGCCGTGGCCCTGCTCCTGGCCAAGGCCTCCTGGGCCTTCATGCTCGAGGAGCGCTCCGCTGGCGCGCCCCTGTTCACGGCCGGAGGGCTCGGGGTCCCGGGCTGGCCCTTCGCCGCCATCGTGCCCATCGGGTTCCTGCTGGTCGCCGTCCACGCCGGGCTGCGCCTCTGGGTGGAGAAGGTCCCCGAGGAAGGCAGGACCCCGTGATCTGGGCCATCACCGCGGCCGTGCTCGTGTTGGCCTTCCTGGGTGCGCCCATCTTCGCCCTGATGGGAGGGCTGGCCCTGTGGCTCTTCCAAAGCGCCGGGATCGCCTCGACCGCGGTCATCATCGAGCTCTATCGCCTCGCCACTTTGCCCTCTTTGATCGCCATCCCGCTGTTCACCTTCGCGGGCTACGCGCTGGCGGAGTCCGGCGCCCCCAAGCGCTTGGTGGCCTTGGCTGAGGCCCTCTTCAGCTGGCTGCCCGGCGGCGTGGCCATGTCCGCGCTGCTGGCCACCGCCCTCTTCACCGCCTTCACCGGAGCCTCCGGCGTGACCATCATCGCTTTGGGCGGGCTCATCTATCCGCTGCTGCGGCGCCAGGGCTACCCAGAGGACTTCTCCTTGGGCCTGGTGACCACGACCGGCAGTCTGGGGCTCCTCTTCCCGCCGAGCCTGCCCATCATCCTCTACGCCCTCGTGGGCAAGGTCTCCATCGACCGGCTCTTCGCGGCCGCGGCCGTGCCTGGACTGGTCCTGCTCGCTATTCTCGGCGGCTACGCCATGCTCGTGGCCGCCCGCCACGGTGTGCCCCGCGTGCCCTTCTCGCTGGCGACGGCGCTGCAGGCCGCGCGCGCAGCGGCCTGGGAGATACCGCTGCCCTTCCTCATCATCGGCGGCATCTACAGCGGCAAGTTCACCGCCTCCGAGGCCGCCGCCATCATGGCCTTCTATGTGGTGGCCGTCGAAGTCCTGGTCTACGGGGACCTGAGCTGGCGCGACCTGCCCCGGGTCGTGCGCCGCAGCATGATGCTGGTCGGCGCCATCCTCATCGTCCTGGGTACGGCCCTGGGCCTGACCAACTATCTCATCGATGCCGAGGTCCCGGCGCGCATCTTCGGATTCCTCAGGCTCCACCTGCACAGCCAGTGGGCCTTCCTCGCCTGTCTCAACGTCTTCCTCCTCGTGGTCAACATGGTGGAGATATTCTCGGCCATCATCATCGTGGTGCCCATCATCGTGCCCGTGGCCCTGCAGTACGGCATCGACCCCATCCATCTGGGGACCCTATTCTTGCTCAACCTCGAGATCGGCTACATGACGCCGCCTTTGGGCCTCAACCTTTTCCTGTCGAGCCGGCGCTTCGACAAGCGTCTGCCCGCCCTCTACCGGGCGACCATGCCGTTCTGGGCCGTGCTCCTCGTCGCCCTGGCCCTGGTCACCTATCTGCCGCGCCTGAGCCTCTGGCTCCCCGACCTCCTGAGGATACTATGAAACCATCGACGCGCAGCAGCGACCTGAAGCCTGAAGAGAAGCGGCGCCTCCTAGACCGAATCGAGTCTTCGCCGGCCTACCGCAAAGCCTACGAAGACGCGGAGTTCATGCAGCGCCGGGAACTCCGGCCCATCCGCCTGCAGTTGGAGCTGCTCAAGCCGGAAATGGTGCTGGCCGAGAACAAGATCAAGTCCACGGTCGTCGTGTTCGGTTCGGCGCGGGTGATGCCGCCCGAGCAGGCCAGCCGGGAACTGTCCCAGGCGCAAGCCAAGGCCAAAGCCGAACCCAGCGACTACGAACTGGCGCAGGACGTCAACCGGGCCCAGATGAAGGTCGAGTTCTCCCGCTACTACGAGGAGGCCCGCCGCTTCGCGGCCATCATCTCCCAGGCTCAGCAGTCCGACAAGCGCCTGGAGTTCGTCATCGTGACCGGAGGCGGCCCCGGCATCATGGAGGCGGCCAACCGCGGCGCCTATGAGACCGACTGCCGCTCCATCGGCCTCAACATCACCCTGCCGCACGAGCAAGACCCCAACCCGTTCATCACGCCGGAGCTTTCTTTCCAGTTCCACTACTTCGCGCTGCGCAAGATGCACTTCATGATGCGGGCCAAGGCCATGGTGGCGTTCCCCGGCGGCTTCGGGACCCTCGACGAACTCTTCGAGACCCTGACCCTCGTGCAGACCGGCAAGAAACGGCCCATCCCCATCGTGCTCTTCGGCCGCGAGTTCTGGAAACGAGTCATCGACTTCGACTATCTGGCCGAGACAGGGATGATCCACTGGGAGGACACCCGATTGGTGGCCATCGTCGAGAAAGCCGAGGAAGGCTGGGCCCACATCCGCAATTTCTGGAAGGAGCACCGCTCCAGCGGCCGCATGCCGTGATGCCATGGTAGCCTCCGGCCTGGTGGCTCTCGCGCTCATGGCCGGCTCGCCCTCGGCCTGGGCGGGCGACGATTTTCTGGCGCTGGTGCGCAAAGCCCGAGGCCGCCAGGAGCCCGAGGAGCGCGTCGAGTATTTCTCGCGCGCGATCGCGGCCTGGACGCCCGGCCACGGCAGCGGCCTGCTGGCTTCGTGCTACTTCGGCCGCGGCGAGGCCCGCTACCAGACCGGCGATTTCGCCCAGGCTCTGCCCGACCTGGCCAAATCCTTGGAGGGGGACCTCAACAACGCGCGGGCGGTGTTCCTGCGCGGGAGGATACTCCTGCATCAGACGCTCCTGGAACCTGAGCCTTCGGCCCGTTCCGCCGCTCAGGCGGAGCAGGCTCTGGCTGATTACGCCGCGGTCAAGCCGGAGGATGTCGAAGGCCTCCTCGCTCTGGGCCGCGCGCAGGTCCTGGCCGGCCACCTCGCCGCAGCCCAAGGCGTTTTCGGCCGGGCGCGCAAGCTCGTCCCCTCCGATCCCCGTCCCGGCCTCGGGCTCGGCCGGGCTTTCCTGGCCGCGCGGGAATTCAGCCGCGCGCGCGAGACCCTCGACGACGCCGATGCCCTGGCCCGCGGCCGCGAGGCCGATGTCTTGACGGAGCGCGCCAAGTGCCGGCGGGCGCAGGGGGATGAACTCGGGGCGCTCGCGGACTACGACCGGGCCCTGCCCCGGCATGAAGACCTCCTCCTGGACCTGTCCCGCTCACATGCGCCTGCCGCGGACATCGAAGAGCGCGAGGCCGACGCCGGCCGCGCCTATTACGGCCGCGGACGCATCCGCGAGTCGCGCGGCGACGCGCCCGGGGCTTTGGCCGATTATGAGGCCGGCTGCCGGCACGGCATCGAGGCCTGCTGCCGCAAGGCCAAGGAGTTCTCCGCGGTCAAGCCGCGGCAGCCCGAGACCCGGCCCGCCCCGGCCAAGCCGCCCAGGAAACCCAAGCGCCGCGAGCTGCCGAACCCGTCCAGCGACCCCGGGGACCGCCTATACGGCTCCTAAGCCGGCGCGTCTGCGCTCCTCGCCCATTTGATATAATCGCTCTGCTTGAAGAGCCACCTGTTGCTAGCGGCGCTGGCCATGGTCTGCGCCCCTGCGGCGCACGCCGTCCTGCCCGAGACAGACAAGCTGATCCTGCAAGGTCTCGATGCGGCCTACAGCCTGGACTTCGAGCGTTCCGCCTCCCTTTTCACCGAGGCAGGCCGCTTGGAGCCGGAACATCCGGTCGGGCCTTTCTTCCTCGCCTCGCTGCAGTGGCTCCAGTACTCCCAGAACGCCGACGTCCCCGGGACGGTCGACTCGCTCGAGCCGAAATTCAACCAGATCATGGACCAAGCCCTGGACCGTGCCCGGAAGATGTACGCGAAAAAGCACGACGACGCCGAAGCGAACTTCTACCTGGGAGCCATCTACGGGATGAAGGGGCGCTGGTTCCTGCTGAAGTACAAATGGATCCGGGCGGCCCGCTACGGCTTCAAGGGCTATAAATACTTGAAGCGGGCAGTCGAACTCGATCCCGAGTGCTACGATGCCTACCTGGGGATGGGCATGTACGACTATTACTCGGACACCCTGCCGACCGTCGTGAAGTTCGCGGCCAACATGATCGTCCGCGGAGACAAGCGGCGGGGGCTGCGCTACATCCAGATGACGATGGAGAAGGGCCATTACAGCGTCACGGAGGCGAAGATCTTCCTGGTCGGAATCCTGTCCGTCTACGAGAAGCAGCCGGACAAGGCCCTGCAAATGGTCCAGGAGCTGCGCCTCCACAATCCTGGAAACCTTTTCTTTGTCCTGATGGAGATGGGGCCCCGGATCATCCTCCGAGACTGGAACGGGGCCATAGCCTTCGGGGAGTTCCTGGCCCCCCGGGTCCGCGAACTCCCCTACACGAAGCCGCACACCAGCCTCTTCGACCTCTATCTGGGGGAGGCCTACCTGGGGGCCAAGGATTACCTCAAAGCGACCGACATATTCAACCGCTGCATCGAGGCTGCCCCCGAACCCAGGAAGGCGACGGTCACCCACTGTCATCTGCGCCGGGCCCAGACTTTGGACCTCCTGGGTCGGCGGACGGAAGCCGTCCTGGACTACACGTTCGTCAAGGAGCGCCCCGATTTCTTCGACTCGCAGGACAAGGCCAAGCGGGGCCTGAAGGCGGCCGCCACATACGAAGAGGTCCTCCGTCAACTCCAGCAGTGATGCCTTCGGTCCTTAGGGGAGTCGCGCGCTCCGGCAGGCAAAAGCCCAAGACACGTCTTGAAAATTTAATGTCCGCACGGTATGCTTTGGGCGTATGGCCGAAGCGGACCCCTACCAGGTTTGGCTCGATGATTACAAGCGCGAGATCGATGCCTTAGCCGCCAAGCCCCTCGCGCCCAGCCGGGAAGCGGGCCGCCGCGCCCAGGCCGCATTCTCTTCCTGGTGGCAGTCAGAATTGGGATCTCCTGCGGCGCCGCCGATCGCGGAGCCGGCCGCCCCGCCCGGACCGGGATCCTTCGACCGCTTCGAAGCCATGGCCCAGGAGAAGGCTTCTTTGAAGTCGGAACTCGGACTGGCCAGACAGGAGAACGGACAACTGCGCCAGCGTCAAGAGGAATCGCGGGCGGCCCGGGAGGAGTTGGAAGCCGAGCTCCTGCGCCTGAAGGACACCCATGACCGCGCCCTGGCGAGCCTCCAGGAGAAGGTCCGCCTTCTGGAAGACCGTATCCAGGCGCAGCGCCGGGACAAGGCCAACGCGGAGAAGGCGTTCGAGCGCTTGGAGGTCCGCGGCCAGGCTCTGGACGCGGACCTGCGCCAAGCCGCGACGGAGAGCGCCGCGGCCGAGCGGGACGCTCTGGAGGCGCGCCGCCACCTCGCAGAAGCAGAACCCGAGTTGCAGCGCCTCAAGCAGGAATGGGCCGCCGCGCAGGCGACGATCACGGAGCTGCGGCGCCAAGCCTCGTCCTATCAGGAGCGGGTGGTCGATTTCCAGGAGCACACCGGCTCCGACTTGGCGCTGCTGCGACAGGAGCTGCGCGAATTCCTCATCAAGGTCAAGCGGCTCATCGACGAGGCTGCAGGCAGGCAGACCTAGAATCCCTTTCGCGACGCAGCGCGTCGCGAAACCGGCCGGCCCCCATCTGAGGGGGGCCGGCCGTTCCGTTGGGGGATGGCCTTCCTTTATAATTAGCACTCCAACAAACCGATTGACAGCTTTGGCAGTGTCATGCTAAAATAGCAGACGACAACGCCGAGTGCTAGTTATGACACTCGCCGATCAACAGACTGATATCCGGAGGTAACGCAACATGGCCGAAGCGACGCTGAGCAAAGTAAAGATCCAGCCCTTGGGCGACCGCGTGCTGGTCAAGCCGGTCGAAGCGAAGGAAATCAAACGGGGGGGAATCATCATCCCCGACACCGCCAAGGAAAAGCCCCAGGAAGGAGAGGTGGTCGCGGTGGGTAAAGGCAAGATGACCGAGGAAGGCAAGGTCCTGCCCATGGACGTCAAGCCCGGCGACCGCATCCTTTACGGCAAATACTCGGGCAACGAGATCAAGATCGACGATGTCGAACACCTGATCATGCATCAGGACGACATCCTCGGCATCCTCAAGTAGCTATCCTAATTATATAGGCAAGAAGAGAGGGAAACACCAACATGGCAAAACAAATCGCTTACTCGGATGAGGCGCGCAGGCACCTCAAAAACGGCGTGGAGAAGCTGGCCAACGCCACCAAGATCACCCTCGGCCCCCGCGGCCGCTCCGTGATCCTGGAGAAGAAATTCGGCTCCCCGTCCGTTCTGGACGACGGCGTCACCATCGCCAAGGACATCGAACTGGAGAATCCCTTCGAGAACATGGGCGCCCAGCTCGCCCGCGAAGTCGCCTCCAAGACCAACGACGTGGCCGGCGACGGCACCACCACAGCCATCGTCCTGACGCAGTCCCTGCTGGTCGAGGGCATCAAGAACATCACGGCCGGCGCCAACGCCAAGGCCATCGAGCGGGGCATGCACAAGGCCCTCGAGATGGTGGTCAAGGAGCTCAAGAAGAACACCAAGCCGGTCAAGACCAAGGAAGAGAAGGCCCAGGTGGCCACCATCTCCTCCAACGACCGGGTCATCGGCGACCTCATCGCCCAGGCCATGGAGAAGGTCGGGCACGAGGGCCTCATCACCGTCGAGGAAGGCAAGTCCGCCGAGACCACCCTCGAAGTGGTGGAAGGCATGCAGTTCGACCGGGGCTACATCTCGCCCTACTTCATCACCGACTCCGAGCGCATGGAGACGGTCCTGGAGAACCCGGCCATCCTCATCTCAGACAAGAAGGTGTCCTCCATGCAGGACCTCCTGCCCATCCTCGAGAAGGTCGTGCAGTCCGGGAAGGCCTTCGTGCTCATCGCCGAGGACGTGGACGGCGAGGCCCTGGCCACCCTCGTGGTCAACAAGCTGCGCGGGACCATCAAGGCCGTGGCCGTTAAGGCCCCGGGCTTCGGCGACCGGCGCAAGGAGATGCTCCAGGACATCGCGGTCCTGACCAACGGCCAGGTCATCAGCGAGGAACTCGGCCACAAGCTCGAGAAGATCGGCATGGACATGCTGGGCTCGGCCAAGCGCGTGGTCATCGACAAGGAGAACACCACCATCATCAACGGCGGCGGCGACAAGTCCGAGATCAAGAAGCGCGCCGAGTCCATCCGCAAGCAGATCGAGGAGACCACCTCCGACTATGACAAGGAGAAGCTCCAGGAGCGGCTGGCCAAGCTCTCCGGCGGCGTGGCGGTCATCAACGTCGGAGCGGCCACCGAGACCGAGATGAAGGCCAAGAAGGCCAAGGTCGAGGACGCCTCCAACGCGACTCGCGCGGGCGTGGAAGAAGGAATGATCGCCGGCGGTGGCGTGGCGCTCCTGCGCGCGGCCTCGGTCCTGGACAAGTTCGCGGGCGTAGACGACGACGAGACCACGGGCGGAGAGATCGTGCGCCGGGCCCTGCAATCCCCCATCCGCCAGATCGCGGAGAATTCCGGCCTGGAGGGCTCCGTGGTGGTACAGAAGGTCCTCACCTCGACCCAGAACGTCGGGCTCAACGCCGACAACGGGGAGTACGTGGACCTCTTCAAGGCCGGGATCGTCGACCCCCTCAAGGTCACGCGCACGGCCCTGGAGAACGCGGTATCCTTGGTCGGGACCATCCTGACCACCGAAGTCCTGGTCGCGGACATCCCGGAGAAGAAGGAATCCATGCCGGGAGGCCCCCACGGCCACGGCGGTGACATGTACTAAGCCGCACCAGGCCGGCGCCGTCAGCCGGCCTTGCGTCCGCGCCCCCGGTCCGACAGGACCGGGGGCGCCTCATTCCCGGTCTCCGCCCCGATCGTTTTTCCAGGACGATTCTGTGGTATAATATACATCTCGTTGATCCTTGACAACTTAACCAAAATACGCTACAGCATCCACGCCGCGGCGCAAAGGTCCGGCCGAGACCCAGGCCGAGTAGGCCTTGTGGTCGTGACCAAGTACGCGACCACGCAGCAGGTCCGCGAGGTCATCGCCTCCGGCATGGTTTCCGAGATCGGCGAGAGCAGGGTCCAGACCGCCGAGGCGAAGCGTTGCGAACTGGGAGAGCTTGCGGAGCGGGTCCGCTGGCGGCTCATCGGGCATCTGCAGACCAACAAGGCCCGCAAGGCCGCGCAGGTCTTCGACGCCGTGGATTCGGTGGACAGCCCGCATGTGGCGCAAGCCCTGGAGAAGGCCTTGGCCCCGGCTGGGAAGACCTTGCCGGTCTTGGTGCAGGTCAAGCTCACGGACCGCGACACCCAAGGGGGGGTCGCCCCGGAAGCCCTGGAGAGCCTCCTGCAAGAGCTCAGAGCGTATCCGCATCTGGAAGTCCGCGGCCTGATGACCATCGCGCCGCAGGCGGGGACTCCGGAGGATGTCCGGCCGCATTTCCGGCGCATGCGCGGTTGGTTCGACAGATTTTTCGCAGGCCGGCCCGAGGCGCAGTTGTCCATGGGCATGAGTAGCGATTACGAAGTGGCCGTAGAGGAAGGTTCCACGCTAGTCCGGTTGGGTTCGGTCGTTTTCGGTCAATAGACCATCGTAGAGGGAGGGTACTGCATGATCGTCAAAGTCCGTGTCATCCCAAACGCAGAGGACAACGAGGTGGTCAGCCGCATCGGGAGCGTTCTTCGGGTGAAGGTCACGGCCCCGGCCATAGACGAGAAGGCGAACGCGACGCTCAAGAATTACCTGGCTGAGTTCTTCGAAGTCCCGTCCCGGCGGGTCAACATCCTGCGCGGCGCCAACGGCCGCGAGAAGACCGTGGAGATCGTGGGCCGGACCGAAGAGCAGCTCAAACGGGTGATGGAGTCCATCCCGTAAGCGCGCCCGCGCTCACGAGATAGCGATTCGATAGACACCCGCGCGCATGGGGCCGCAGGCCCCTGCCGCGGGTGTCTTCGTTTTTGCTATAAATGAAAACACCATGAAGCCATTCCCGGTGCAGGACCCCATCGCGCACATCGCCTGGAAAGGCGACCGCCTGCTCGTCCTCGACCAGAGGCACCTGCCTCGCCGCATCCGCTATGTGACCTGCCGCACGGCGGACGAAGTCGCCCGAGCCATCCGCTCCATGGTCCTGCGCGGGGCGCCCCTGATCGGGGTCGCCGCCGCCTACGGGATGGTCTTGTCCGCGCGGCGGGGCAGCGCGGCGCTCAGGCGCGCGGGACGGCTCTTGCGCCGCGCCCGGCCCACGGCCGTCAACCTCATGCACGGGATCGACGCCATGCTCGCCGCCGGCGAGGGCGTCGCCGAGCATCGTCTGGCACCCGTCTTGGAGGAAGCGGCCGTCGCCTTCCACCGCGAGGACATCGCGGGCAACCGGCGCATGGCCGTCCTGGGAGCTTCCTTGCTCAAGAGGGGCTCCCGCATCATCACCCACTGCAACGCCGGGGCCCTGGCCACCGCGGGGCTGGGCACCGCGGTCGGCGTCATCCGCTACGCGCATCACTTGGGCAAAGTCTCCCAGGTCTATCCATGCGAGACCCGGCCCTACCTCCAGGGTAGCCGCCTCACCTTGTGGGAGCTCATGCAGTCGCGCGTGCCCGCCGCCCTCATCACCGACAACATGGCCGCGCACGTCATGAAGACCTGCGGCATCGACGCCGTGATCGTGGGCTCGGACCGCATCGCGGCCAACGCAGACGTGTGCAACAAGATCGGGACCTACGGCCTGGCCATACTGGCCCGACATCACGGCATCCCGTTCTACGTGGTGGCGCCCACCACCACCGTGGACCTGGCCACGCCGGACGGCTCGCGCATCCCCATCGAGGAGA includes:
- the mtnA gene encoding S-methyl-5-thioribose-1-phosphate isomerase, which gives rise to MKPFPVQDPIAHIAWKGDRLLVLDQRHLPRRIRYVTCRTADEVARAIRSMVLRGAPLIGVAAAYGMVLSARRGSAALRRAGRLLRRARPTAVNLMHGIDAMLAAGEGVAEHRLAPVLEEAAVAFHREDIAGNRRMAVLGASLLKRGSRIITHCNAGALATAGLGTAVGVIRYAHHLGKVSQVYPCETRPYLQGSRLTLWELMQSRVPAALITDNMAAHVMKTCGIDAVIVGSDRIAANADVCNKIGTYGLAILARHHGIPFYVVAPTTTVDLATPDGSRIPIEERSAAEVLKIFGHPIAPRGAQARHFAFDVTPHQLVTAIVTERGIVSPANGRNLKQVVG